The nucleotide sequence AAATCCAAGTAAGTACAGTGCACCTACTGTATCATACATGTCAAACATTGGTAATATAATCGACAATATGATAAAGCCTACCACCACTGCCAATATAACAATTATCAGTGGTTCTATCATGGTGGTCATTTGAGCTGTAGCAGTTTCTGCTTCTTTGTCATAAAAACTTGCGGTTTTTCCAAGCACATCATCCAGTGTACCGGATTCTTCGCCTATTTTTAACATTTGAATAAACATTGTAGTAAAAATTTCTTTTGCTCTTATGGAATCACTTATAGATATGCCCTTTTTTATGTCCTCAATGGATTGATATAGCAGCATTTCAAGGTGCTTATTTCCCAATACTCTGGATGATATCTCCAAACCTTCTACAACAGGTAAGCCACTGTTTAAAAGCATTCCAAAAGTTCTTGCAAACTTTGCTTGGGCTAGTTTCAACGTAAGCTTACCAAAGATGGGAACCTTTAGCTTGAGTCTATCCATTTCCGTACTGTTGCCATTTCTTTTGATACCCCTAAACACAATAACAATTATTGCCACAATAGCTATTACTATATACCAATACTCCTTCATAAAGTCACTGATAGCTAAAAGTATTTTTGTAGGTGCAGGCAGACTTTCTTTATCCTCCATCAAAGACCCTAATAATTTAGGTAAAACAAATATTATTAAGTAATTAACTACCAAAACTGCTACTATTGCTATCATTATGGGGTAGGTCATGGCCTTCTTAACCTTTTGTACCTGGTCATATTCCTTATCATAGTAATCGGCCATCTTTATCATCATTTCATCAAGATTACCGCTGGCTTCTCCTACCGCTATCATGTTAACCAACATATTAGGAAAAACTTCGTGATTTCTCATGGATGCCGATAGAGTCCTTCCTTTTTGAACATCTTCATAAACCATGGTAATTGATTGTTTAAGCTTTTTATTCTCCGTTTCCTCCTTCAGTATTTCAAGGGCTTTTACAATGTTCATACCTGAAACAAGTATATACGAAAACTGCCTGCAAAATACTGCAATATCCTTTATCTTAACTCTGGCAAACTTAGTTAAATCTATATCTGATTTTCCCTCTTGCTTAATCATTACCGGATAGCATTCCATAGATCTAAGGGCAGACCTTACTGCATTTTCATCCACAGCATCCATTTTCCCTTTTCTGATCTCACCGGTAACAAGCTTGGCTTCATATAAAAATATAGGCAATAGATTTCACCTCCTTATTCCTTAGCAAAAGCAGTCTTAATCAATTCATCTATAGTTGTTTGACCTCTTAATACCAAGTTTTCACAACCTTTTCTTATGGTCTTCATTCCTTTAGAAAGCGCCACTTGCTTTATATCCTCAACATCAGCCCCTTTTGAAATAAGATCTCTCATATCCTTTGTAATTTCCATGATCTCATATACTCCTAGTCTTCCTGAATAACCAGTATTTTCACACCTCTGACATCCCATACCTTTGTAAAGTGTAATATTATGGCTAGGATCTATATCAAGAAGTTTCTTCTCATATTCAGAAGCTGCATACTCTACAGCGCAATGAGGACATATTTTTCTGACTAGTCGCTGTGCAATGATTCCAACAACTGAACTTCCTACTAAGTAAGGTTGAATTCCCATATCCTCTAATCTTATAATAGTAGATGGTGCATCATTGGTGTGGATAGTACTTAAAACAACATGACCGGTGATAGCAGCTCGTATAGCTATTTCTGCGGTTTCACTATCTCTTATTTCTCCTATCATAACAATATCAGGGTCCTGTCTAAGTATTGATCTTAGTCCTGAAGCAAAAGTTAGCCCTGCTTTAACATTAACATTAACTTGATTTACTCCCTCGAGCATATACTCTACAGGATCTTCAACAGTTACTATATTTACATCATCTCTATTTAATTCTTTTAAAATGGAATAAAGCGTTGTAGACTTACCACTGCCAGTAGGCCCTGTGGCAAGAATAATGCCATATGGAGCATGCATAATTCTCTCAAGCTTTTCCAAGTCATCCGGATCCATACCCAACTGCTCTTTAGATATATTAAAGCTGTTAGTATTTAGTATTCTAATAACTATCTTTTCTCCAAATATAGTAGGAAGTATTGAAACTCTCATGTCTATTTCTTTTCCATCAGATTTTATTTTCATTCTTCCATCCTGAGGTATTCTTTTTTCAGCTATGTTTAAGTTAGCTAGAATCTTTATTCTTGTAACAAGTGATGCTAAAGATTCTACGGGTATTCTCTGTTTCTCCTGAAGTTTACCATCTACTCTATATCTGATTTTTATGTATTTTTCAAAAGGTTCGATATGAATATCGCTTGTCCTCATTTTTATAGCTTCTTTAAGCATGGAATCTACAAGTTTAACTATTGGTGCATTATTAATTTCTTCCTCAGATTTTGCTTCTTCTAATTGTTTTTGTTTCTCTTCTGCAGATAGTTCAGTTTGTTTGGTTAATTCTTCTGCAGCCTTAGCAATATTTTGTCCTGAATAA is from Clostridium thermarum and encodes:
- a CDS encoding GspE/PulE family protein, whose product is MISGQKKKLGNLLVESGKITEIQLMQALDKQRNTKSKLGEILVEEGWITEEEIFEVLRDQLGFNRVNLDTKIIDEEVIKKVPMSIAKKYTLIPFDMKGFVLSVAMEDPLNFFAADDVRITSGCEVQIFLASKTEINKAIDRYYSGQNIAKAAEELTKQTELSAEEKQKQLEEAKSEEEINNAPIVKLVDSMLKEAIKMRTSDIHIEPFEKYIKIRYRVDGKLQEKQRIPVESLASLVTRIKILANLNIAEKRIPQDGRMKIKSDGKEIDMRVSILPTIFGEKIVIRILNTNSFNISKEQLGMDPDDLEKLERIMHAPYGIILATGPTGSGKSTTLYSILKELNRDDVNIVTVEDPVEYMLEGVNQVNVNVKAGLTFASGLRSILRQDPDIVMIGEIRDSETAEIAIRAAITGHVVLSTIHTNDAPSTIIRLEDMGIQPYLVGSSVVGIIAQRLVRKICPHCAVEYAASEYEKKLLDIDPSHNITLYKGMGCQRCENTGYSGRLGVYEIMEITKDMRDLISKGADVEDIKQVALSKGMKTIRKGCENLVLRGQTTIDELIKTAFAKE
- a CDS encoding type II secretion system F family protein, translated to MPIFLYEAKLVTGEIRKGKMDAVDENAVRSALRSMECYPVMIKQEGKSDIDLTKFARVKIKDIAVFCRQFSYILVSGMNIVKALEILKEETENKKLKQSITMVYEDVQKGRTLSASMRNHEVFPNMLVNMIAVGEASGNLDEMMIKMADYYDKEYDQVQKVKKAMTYPIMIAIVAVLVVNYLIIFVLPKLLGSLMEDKESLPAPTKILLAISDFMKEYWYIVIAIVAIIVIVFRGIKRNGNSTEMDRLKLKVPIFGKLTLKLAQAKFARTFGMLLNSGLPVVEGLEISSRVLGNKHLEMLLYQSIEDIKKGISISDSIRAKEIFTTMFIQMLKIGEESGTLDDVLGKTASFYDKEAETATAQMTTMIEPLIIVILAVVVGFIILSIILPMFDMYDTVGALYLLGFK